Proteins from a single region of Butyrivibrio fibrisolvens:
- a CDS encoding FeoA family protein: MTLNDADLGREYTIDSVETGGDEEMESFLFSLGCYSGEKITVVDRKRNLVVAIKDGRYNIDPELASAIKI; encoded by the coding sequence ATGACACTTAATGATGCAGATCTCGGAAGAGAATATACGATAGATTCTGTCGAGACTGGCGGCGATGAGGAAATGGAAAGTTTTCTTTTTTCACTTGGCTGTTATAGCGGAGAGAAGATCACAGTTGTAGACAGAAAGCGAAATTTGGTGGTCGCTATCAAGGACGGCAGATATAATATAGACCCTGAGTTAGCAAGTGCTATCAAGATTTGA
- a CDS encoding DUF6110 family protein, translated as MKKWKNCVWFLGGVLFGTAGIKVLSSKDAKKCYTHTTAAVLRAKECVMDTANKVQENCGDVLAEAKQINEDRKTKEDVTVGE; from the coding sequence ATGAAAAAGTGGAAAAATTGCGTATGGTTTTTAGGCGGAGTTTTATTTGGAACAGCAGGTATCAAGGTTTTATCAAGTAAGGATGCCAAGAAGTGCTATACACATACAACAGCAGCTGTTCTTCGTGCAAAAGAGTGCGTAATGGATACCGCTAACAAGGTGCAGGAGAACTGCGGTGATGTCCTTGCTGAGGCGAAACAGATCAATGAAGATCGTAAGACAAAGGAAGATGTTACAGTCGGAGAGTAA
- a CDS encoding ABC transporter ATP-binding protein → MFGKEFQRKYALTDQGIRNAKSATFWTVIVNLLAMGGMGILYMMMTSYMETLTGGGKLPNTWVILGLVLAFVVLSLLTHLQQYRATYGLVYREVKSVRISLAERMRKLPLGYFGKRDLADLTETIMSDVNRLEHVWSHCLGYLYGSYISTAIVAVMLFTFDWRLAIACLWGVPVAFILLFGSRKINKKNSEITKAAGIQVSDGIQETLENIREIRATNQEKKFIDTLNQKIDYHEKTMLSGELSCGIFVNAASVIMRLGVATTVLTGTSLILKGQVEFMVLFMFLLVITRIYSPFDQALALIAEMLMSQISAARINEIHDTKAAEGVDAFKPNGHDIVFENVGFSYEQSLEATGSNNGKESDKVLNGVSFTAREGEVTALVGPSGSGKSTCARLAARLWDVPDGTIKVGGVDINSVDPEVLLSDYSMVFQDVVLFDDTVMENIRLGKHGATDEEVIAAAKAANCDEFVDKLPNGYHTPIGENGAKLSGGERQRISIARALLKNAPIVLLDEATASLDVENETKVQEALSRLLSGKTVLVIAHRMRTVEAADKIVVLKDGRVAEEGNPSDLMKKDDGIFRHMARLQSNSAEWSIA, encoded by the coding sequence ATGTTTGGAAAAGAATTTCAGAGAAAATATGCACTTACAGATCAGGGCATCAGGAATGCCAAGTCCGCTACTTTTTGGACAGTTATAGTTAATCTCCTTGCCATGGGCGGAATGGGAATTTTGTACATGATGATGACAAGCTATATGGAGACGCTTACTGGTGGTGGGAAGCTGCCTAACACATGGGTTATCTTAGGACTTGTTCTTGCATTTGTAGTTCTTTCGTTACTTACTCATCTTCAGCAGTACAGAGCAACATACGGACTTGTCTACAGAGAAGTTAAGAGCGTTCGTATATCACTTGCAGAGCGCATGAGAAAACTTCCACTGGGCTACTTTGGCAAAAGAGATCTCGCTGACCTTACAGAAACTATCATGAGCGATGTAAACCGCCTTGAGCACGTATGGTCACACTGTCTTGGCTACCTTTATGGTTCTTATATTTCAACAGCTATAGTTGCAGTTATGTTATTTACTTTTGACTGGAGACTTGCTATTGCCTGCCTTTGGGGCGTTCCTGTAGCCTTTATCCTTCTGTTTGGAAGCCGCAAGATCAATAAGAAAAATTCAGAGATCACTAAGGCTGCCGGCATCCAGGTATCAGATGGAATTCAGGAAACACTTGAAAATATCAGAGAGATAAGAGCAACCAATCAGGAAAAGAAATTCATTGATACTTTAAATCAGAAGATTGATTATCATGAAAAAACTATGCTTTCAGGAGAACTTTCCTGCGGTATATTTGTAAATGCAGCCAGCGTTATCATGAGACTTGGCGTTGCAACAACAGTTCTTACAGGAACAAGTCTTATCCTTAAAGGCCAGGTTGAGTTCATGGTACTGTTTATGTTCCTTCTTGTCATAACAAGAATATATTCACCGTTTGATCAGGCACTTGCCCTTATAGCAGAAATGCTCATGTCACAGATATCAGCAGCAAGAATTAACGAGATCCATGATACTAAGGCAGCAGAGGGCGTAGATGCATTTAAACCAAACGGTCACGATATAGTATTTGAAAATGTTGGATTTAGCTATGAGCAAAGTCTTGAAGCTACCGGCAGTAATAATGGTAAAGAAAGCGATAAGGTTCTAAACGGCGTAAGCTTTACTGCAAGAGAAGGCGAAGTTACAGCTCTTGTCGGACCATCAGGTTCAGGTAAGAGTACCTGTGCAAGACTTGCAGCAAGACTATGGGATGTACCTGACGGAACGATCAAGGTTGGCGGAGTTGATATAAATTCTGTTGATCCGGAAGTCCTTCTTAGCGATTACTCCATGGTATTCCAGGATGTAGTTCTCTTTGATGATACTGTTATGGAGAATATCCGCCTTGGTAAACACGGCGCTACAGATGAAGAAGTTATTGCAGCAGCAAAGGCAGCTAACTGCGACGAATTTGTAGATAAGCTCCCGAACGGTTACCATACACCTATTGGTGAAAACGGAGCTAAGCTCTCAGGCGGTGAAAGACAGCGTATCTCCATCGCAAGAGCACTTCTTAAGAATGCACCTATCGTACTTCTTGACGAAGCAACAGCTTCCCTTGACGTTGAAAACGAGACCAAGGTTCAGGAAGCGTTATCAAGGCTTCTATCCGGTAAAACAGTCCTTGTCATTGCACACCGCATGCGTACTGTTGAAGCGGCTGATAAGATCGTAGTACTTAAGGATGGAAGAGTTGCCGAAGAAGGTAATCCATCTGATCTTATGAAAAAAGATGATGGAATCTTCAGGCATATGGCGCGGCTTCAGAGCAATAGCGCTGAGTGGAGCATTGCTTAA
- a CDS encoding metal-dependent transcriptional regulator, translating into MALQESGEMYLETIYVLSQTHTNVRAIDIGEELGYSRPSVSRAMHLLKDEGLIKIDEYGFVKLSEAGAVLAKRIYERHTVLTDVLMDLGVDEKTASEDACRIEHYISDTTFDAIKAHRAKYGNK; encoded by the coding sequence ATGGCATTACAAGAATCCGGCGAAATGTATCTCGAAACAATTTATGTTCTTTCACAGACACACACCAACGTCAGAGCTATCGATATAGGTGAAGAGCTCGGCTATTCAAGACCTTCCGTCAGCAGGGCAATGCACCTTTTAAAGGACGAAGGGCTTATAAAAATTGATGAATACGGCTTTGTAAAGCTGTCCGAAGCTGGCGCAGTTCTTGCAAAGCGCATTTATGAACGCCATACAGTCCTTACGGATGTATTGATGGATCTTGGAGTTGATGAAAAAACCGCATCCGAAGATGCATGTCGCATAGAGCACTACATTAGCGACACAACTTTCGATGCGATCAAGGCGCACCGCGCAAAGTATGGAAATAAATAA
- a CDS encoding heavy metal-associated domain-containing protein produces the protein MPNIVIGIILVLILILAIKGSVKHFKGEGGCCGGGSSVKVRDKKLESPVIGKITLKVEGMHCENCANRVKRTINSIDGASCKVNLRKGLVTIKYDREIDRDVFVKAIESLDYTVIS, from the coding sequence ATGCCAAATATTGTTATTGGAATTATTCTTGTATTAATACTAATTCTCGCTATTAAGGGCTCAGTTAAACACTTTAAAGGCGAAGGCGGATGCTGTGGTGGTGGCTCCAGCGTAAAAGTTCGCGACAAAAAGCTGGAAAGTCCTGTAATTGGAAAGATAACACTAAAGGTTGAAGGAATGCACTGTGAGAACTGTGCAAACAGAGTAAAACGCACCATCAACAGTATTGACGGTGCGTCTTGTAAAGTTAATCTTAGAAAAGGACTTGTTACAATCAAATACGACAGAGAAATTGACCGCGATGTATTTGTTAAAGCTATAGAGAGCCTTGATTATACGGTCATATCCTAG
- a CDS encoding heavy metal translocating P-type ATPase, protein MKIVIKHEISGRIRFSMPKRRFSFEEADRLQYYLLSLDGVEKAIVYERSADAVVVYTGDRDKLLSLITKFDAESEDIKALVPENTGRELMASYKEKLLTNVVVHYGCKAFLPSPIKRIKAIVMATKFIYKGLVSLFKHRKLEVSVLDATAITVSLLTGDYETASSVMFLLGVGDLLEEWTHKKSVDDLARSMALKSDKVWLKKDGIEVQVPISQIVPGDQISVRVGSVIPLDGTVISGEAMVNQATLTGEGIPVEKKEGAYVYAGTVIEEGDIVLKVEKASGATRYEKIIRMIEESEQLKSGVESRAEHLADRLVPYTLGGTALAYLLTRNVTKALSVLMVDFSCALKLSMPVTVLSAMRECQDNHLTVKGGKFLEAIADADTIVFDKTGTLTMATPKVVDVVTFSGNDKDEMLRIAACLEEHYPHSIANAVVAEAANRGLEHNEMHSKVEYVVAHGIASNIDGQKVVIGSWHFVMEDEKCIIPEGEEEKLDNISKQYSRLFLAIGGKLSAVICLEDPLRPEAPDVIKKLHKAGFKNIVMMTGDSKHTAKRVAKKVGVDAYYAEVLPEEKAGFVQKEREKGHTVVMIGDGINDSPALSEADCGIAISEGAQLARQIADVMISEDDLYKLITLKELSVLLMKRIRFNYRFVVSFNMGLIGLGLLGTIAPATSAMLHNGSTIALGLHSMTNLKNDASDKSNSEKEVFVR, encoded by the coding sequence ATGAAAATAGTCATAAAACATGAGATAAGCGGTCGTATCCGTTTTTCCATGCCTAAGAGACGATTTTCTTTTGAAGAAGCAGATAGATTACAGTACTATCTGCTTTCTCTTGATGGTGTGGAAAAAGCTATCGTCTATGAGAGAAGCGCGGATGCAGTAGTTGTCTATACTGGTGACAGAGACAAACTCCTGTCTCTGATCACTAAGTTCGATGCAGAATCTGAGGATATTAAGGCTCTTGTTCCAGAGAACACTGGGAGAGAGTTGATGGCATCTTATAAAGAAAAGCTTCTTACAAATGTCGTAGTTCACTATGGCTGTAAAGCTTTTTTGCCATCTCCAATAAAGCGTATTAAAGCCATTGTTATGGCTACAAAGTTTATTTATAAGGGACTCGTTAGTCTCTTTAAGCACAGGAAACTTGAAGTATCAGTTCTTGATGCAACGGCTATTACAGTATCTCTTCTAACAGGAGATTATGAGACTGCATCTTCAGTAATGTTCCTGCTTGGCGTAGGTGATCTTCTTGAAGAGTGGACCCACAAAAAGTCAGTGGACGATCTTGCAAGGAGCATGGCCCTTAAGTCAGATAAGGTATGGCTTAAGAAGGACGGCATTGAAGTGCAGGTTCCGATCAGCCAGATAGTTCCTGGTGACCAGATTTCTGTAAGAGTAGGAAGTGTTATCCCTCTTGATGGAACCGTTATATCCGGTGAAGCCATGGTCAATCAGGCGACCCTGACCGGAGAAGGTATTCCTGTTGAGAAAAAAGAAGGCGCCTATGTCTATGCCGGTACAGTTATAGAAGAAGGTGACATAGTTCTTAAGGTTGAAAAAGCATCCGGTGCAACCAGATATGAAAAGATCATAAGGATGATAGAAGAGTCCGAGCAGCTCAAGTCAGGCGTTGAGTCAAGAGCAGAGCATCTGGCAGACAGACTTGTTCCTTATACACTTGGTGGAACGGCTCTTGCATATCTTCTGACAAGGAACGTGACAAAAGCTCTGTCAGTTCTTATGGTTGACTTCTCCTGTGCTTTAAAACTCTCTATGCCTGTTACAGTACTTTCTGCAATGAGAGAGTGTCAGGACAATCATCTGACAGTTAAAGGTGGTAAGTTCCTTGAAGCAATCGCTGATGCAGACACGATAGTTTTTGACAAAACAGGAACACTTACAATGGCAACACCTAAAGTGGTTGATGTTGTTACTTTCTCAGGAAATGATAAGGATGAAATGCTACGCATAGCAGCATGCCTTGAAGAGCATTATCCTCATTCGATCGCAAATGCGGTTGTTGCAGAGGCAGCAAATAGAGGCCTTGAGCACAATGAGATGCACAGCAAGGTTGAATACGTAGTTGCTCATGGTATCGCATCAAACATAGATGGACAGAAAGTTGTTATCGGAAGCTGGCACTTCGTTATGGAAGATGAAAAATGCATAATTCCGGAAGGTGAAGAAGAGAAGCTTGATAACATATCCAAGCAGTATTCAAGACTCTTCCTTGCTATAGGAGGAAAGCTTTCTGCAGTAATCTGCCTTGAAGACCCGCTACGACCTGAAGCTCCTGATGTAATCAAAAAGCTTCATAAAGCAGGCTTTAAGAACATCGTCATGATGACAGGCGACTCCAAACATACAGCTAAGAGAGTTGCCAAAAAAGTAGGCGTTGATGCATATTATGCTGAAGTTCTTCCTGAAGAAAAAGCCGGATTTGTACAAAAAGAAAGAGAAAAAGGTCACACTGTAGTAATGATCGGCGACGGAATAAATGATTCCCCTGCCTTGTCAGAAGCTGACTGCGGAATTGCAATAAGCGAAGGCGCTCAGCTTGCCCGCCAGATCGCAGATGTCATGATATCTGAAGACGACCTTTATAAACTCATCACATTAAAAGAACTTAGTGTCCTTTTAATGAAACGAATCCGCTTTAACTACCGCTTCGTTGTAAGTTTCAACATGGGACTTATCGGCCTGGGCCTTCTCGGAACAATCGCCCCCGCCACCAGCGCCATGCTTCATAACGGCTCTACAATAGCATTGGGGCTTCATAGTATGACTAATCTAAAGAATGATGCTTCAGACAAAAGCAACTCGGAAAAAGAAGTTTTTGTGAGATAA
- a CDS encoding dicarboxylate/amino acid:cation symporter produces MRFKSASTIISVSDKSVLKDSLDFIENTLKSNGVSKSVIIRTLLTVEEAASQLIEHADADAQLKINVRKLFGETEVILAAQGSMYDPYSEYPSDIKDIEGMEDKDVQGAIRDILLKARGESCKFSYKKGINRVRILVGDGEKSMLRSTIIALVLGVIAGFLMQNLIPASISDAIENYALIPLKSIFMSSLKIIIAPVVFFSIVSCISQFKDLSQLGRIGVKVMGMYMMTTIIAVVLAMGIFMLIKPASWGFAISLATEAEAVSVDTNVDTSLLNTIIGIVPSNFLQPFLDSDTLQIIFLAFLCGIAVGMIGEYSESLKNFFEAGNTLFLTITTLITKLIPIAVFCAVSIMVKEMGKDSMIAVLGYMGTEILTIMCMLCIYGTLIVVLAHLNPFTFFKKNWEGMITSFTLSSSSAAMPTNMRTCTDKLGISNKVCSFSIPLGATVNMDGVSIFLVITSLFLARAYGIDIPANMYLSMAVTIILLSLGAPGVPGAGLVCLGVVLAAIGVPIEGIGIIIAVNPILDMFETMNNTTGDVVTALIVAKKEKLLDLEMYKK; encoded by the coding sequence ATGAGATTTAAAAGTGCAAGTACTATTATTTCTGTATCAGATAAATCTGTTCTGAAAGACAGTCTGGATTTTATAGAAAATACGCTGAAAAGTAATGGCGTTTCAAAAAGTGTTATTATAAGAACCCTGCTTACAGTAGAAGAAGCAGCATCTCAGCTGATAGAGCATGCGGATGCTGATGCTCAGCTAAAGATCAATGTCAGAAAACTGTTTGGGGAAACAGAAGTGATCCTTGCTGCACAGGGAAGTATGTATGATCCATATTCCGAGTATCCTTCTGATATAAAAGATATAGAAGGAATGGAAGATAAGGATGTACAAGGTGCAATAAGAGATATCCTTTTAAAAGCTCGAGGAGAAAGTTGTAAATTCAGCTACAAAAAGGGCATAAACAGGGTAAGGATCCTTGTCGGCGATGGCGAAAAATCCATGCTGAGGTCAACTATAATTGCTTTGGTTTTGGGCGTTATTGCAGGCTTTTTGATGCAGAACCTTATACCGGCATCTATTTCTGATGCCATTGAAAACTATGCGCTTATTCCTTTGAAAAGCATATTTATGAGCTCGCTTAAGATCATCATTGCTCCAGTAGTCTTTTTTTCCATAGTATCGTGTATATCCCAGTTTAAGGACTTGTCACAGCTTGGAAGGATAGGCGTTAAAGTAATGGGGATGTATATGATGACTACCATTATTGCGGTTGTGTTGGCAATGGGAATATTTATGCTGATTAAACCGGCGTCATGGGGATTTGCGATATCACTTGCAACAGAAGCAGAGGCTGTCAGCGTTGATACTAATGTAGACACATCTCTGCTTAATACGATCATTGGGATTGTCCCATCTAATTTTCTTCAGCCATTTTTGGATTCCGATACCCTGCAGATAATATTCCTCGCATTTTTGTGCGGTATTGCTGTTGGAATGATAGGAGAATATTCGGAGTCTTTAAAGAACTTTTTTGAGGCAGGAAATACTCTTTTCCTGACAATCACTACACTTATAACAAAGCTTATCCCAATCGCAGTATTCTGCGCTGTATCAATTATGGTAAAAGAAATGGGAAAAGATTCCATGATAGCTGTTCTTGGCTACATGGGTACGGAAATTCTTACTATTATGTGTATGCTGTGTATTTATGGCACGCTGATCGTTGTATTAGCCCATCTAAATCCATTTACTTTCTTTAAAAAGAATTGGGAGGGTATGATCACAAGTTTTACTCTTTCATCAAGTTCAGCTGCAATGCCTACTAATATGCGAACTTGCACTGATAAGCTTGGAATTTCAAATAAAGTCTGCAGCTTCTCCATACCGCTTGGAGCTACCGTAAATATGGATGGAGTAAGTATATTTTTAGTAATAACGAGTTTGTTCCTTGCAAGGGCATATGGAATAGATATACCTGCAAATATGTACTTATCGATGGCAGTAACAATCATTCTGCTATCGCTTGGCGCACCGGGAGTTCCGGGAGCAGGACTTGTGTGCCTTGGAGTTGTACTGGCGGCTATAGGCGTGCCGATAGAAGGAATCGGCATTATCATTGCTGTAAACCCGATATTAGATATGTTTGAAACTATGAATAATACAACAGGGGATGTGGTAACAGCGCTTATCGTAGCCAAAAAAGAAAAGCTGCTTGATCTTGAAATGTATAAAAAGTAA
- a CDS encoding FeoB-associated Cys-rich membrane protein, whose translation MADFVAIVVIVLLVGLAIRYIYKEKKKGVHCIGCPMAGNCHKSVKCKT comes from the coding sequence ATGGCAGATTTTGTAGCTATCGTAGTAATAGTACTGCTGGTTGGACTTGCAATCCGGTACATCTACAAGGAAAAGAAAAAAGGTGTACATTGCATTGGATGTCCTATGGCAGGGAACTGTCATAAGTCGGTGAAATGTAAAACTTAA
- a CDS encoding DUF362 domain-containing protein → MARSKVYFTDFRTVLGVSLTAKLQKLIKMAGIDSIDMDGKFVAIKMHFGELGNLAYLRPNYAKAVADVVKENGGLPFLTDCNTLYPGSRKHALEHMDCANINGFNTVTTGCQIIIADGLRGTDDILVPVPNGEYCKEAYIGRAVMDADIFISLSHFKGHEQAGFGGAIKNIGMGCGSRAGKMQQHNSGHPHVITDLCKGCQRCAKECGSDAISYENNKAYINPDLCKGCGRCIGACAFDAIENDNWDAPALLGKKMAEYTAAVVSGRPNFHISLITDVSPNCDCHGENDAPILPDIGMLASFDPVALDQACVDLCQKAKPIRNSQLGDNMAKSSFHDMGDVWHNSNPNVSWAETLQHAEDIGIGTRDYELVVMK, encoded by the coding sequence ATGGCAAGATCAAAAGTTTATTTTACAGATTTTAGAACAGTACTGGGCGTAAGTCTGACGGCTAAACTTCAGAAACTTATCAAGATGGCTGGCATAGATTCCATCGATATGGATGGAAAATTTGTTGCGATCAAGATGCATTTTGGAGAGCTTGGCAATCTGGCATACCTTAGGCCTAATTATGCCAAGGCGGTTGCTGATGTCGTTAAGGAAAATGGGGGACTACCTTTTTTGACAGATTGTAATACTCTGTATCCGGGTAGCCGTAAACATGCCCTTGAGCATATGGACTGTGCTAATATCAACGGATTTAATACAGTTACTACCGGATGTCAGATAATAATCGCTGACGGACTTAGAGGAACAGACGACATACTTGTTCCCGTTCCTAATGGCGAATACTGCAAAGAAGCTTATATCGGCAGAGCGGTAATGGATGCGGATATATTCATTTCGCTGAGCCACTTCAAAGGCCATGAACAGGCCGGTTTTGGCGGCGCGATCAAGAATATCGGAATGGGCTGTGGAAGTAGAGCTGGCAAGATGCAGCAGCACAACAGCGGCCATCCTCATGTTATAACTGACCTTTGCAAAGGCTGCCAGAGGTGCGCTAAAGAGTGCGGATCTGATGCCATCAGCTATGAGAATAATAAAGCCTATATCAACCCTGATCTGTGTAAGGGATGCGGCCGCTGCATAGGCGCCTGTGCCTTTGATGCGATAGAGAACGATAACTGGGATGCACCTGCACTTCTTGGTAAAAAGATGGCTGAGTATACGGCAGCAGTTGTATCCGGAAGACCAAACTTCCATATAAGTTTAATTACAGACGTATCTCCTAACTGTGACTGTCATGGCGAAAACGATGCACCTATCCTTCCTGATATCGGAATGCTTGCATCTTTCGATCCTGTAGCTTTAGACCAGGCCTGCGTAGACCTGTGCCAGAAGGCTAAGCCTATTAGAAACAGCCAGCTTGGTGATAATATGGCAAAGAGCAGCTTCCACGACATGGGAGATGTATGGCATAACAGCAATCCTAATGTTTCATGGGCAGAGACACTGCAGCATGCAGAGGATATTGGAATTGGCACAAGGGATTATGAGCTTGTGGTGATGAAATAA
- a CDS encoding transcriptional repressor — translation MSNEQIITALREKGMRITKQRELVAGIIADNDGVSCKDICCMVRSKDRSIGVATVYRMIKVLEDIGVVERIDIIKHQV, via the coding sequence ATGAGTAATGAGCAGATAATTACGGCACTACGGGAAAAAGGGATGCGTATTACCAAGCAAAGAGAACTGGTTGCTGGTATCATCGCAGACAATGACGGAGTCTCATGTAAAGATATTTGCTGCATGGTAAGAAGCAAGGATCGTTCTATAGGTGTTGCTACAGTATACCGCATGATCAAAGTATTGGAAGATATTGGTGTTGTAGAAAGGATTGATATAATCAAGCATCAGGTGTGA
- a CDS encoding ferrous iron transporter B — protein sequence MRIAMAGNPNSGKTTMYNALTGRSEKIGNWAGVTVDKKESVIKKSYYNGDKELIAVDLPGAYSMSPFTSEESITSGYVKNENPDAIINIVDATNLSRSLFFTTQLLELGVPVIVALNKTDANDKKGNTIDEKKLSEKLGCPVIKTVATSEKGLKEVVETAAALEGKGQKEPYVQGDVDLTNKAAVETADRKRFEFVNKIVSEVENRKVLTKDKNFGDTIDNIVTHPILGIVIFAAVMWLVFYISQTTVGTWLSELLAGWIEDFQGFVGDKMADANPLLYAILVDGIIGGVGAVVGFLPLVMVMYFLIALLEDCGYMARATVVLDPIFKRVGLSGKSVIPMIIGTGCGIPAIMSCRTIRNERERRSTAMLATFMPCGAKLPVIALFAGAFFPESRWVGFASYFVGILLILLGALLIKAITGMKYRKSFFIIELPEYKVPSLMFAIKSMLERGKAYIVKAGTVILVCNTVVQIMSTFDFSFQPVEEGMESTSILAGIAGPFAYLLVPVVGVVSWQLAAAAITGFIAKENVVGTIATVFAISNLIDTEELELIGEGNAVAAVMGITKVAALAYLMFNLYTPPCFAALGAMNSEMKSAKWLWGAIALQLATGFSVGFLVYQFGTLFTTGSFGVGFVYGLIAIAAFAGVVVYLIKRNQKAIVAEYKLD from the coding sequence ATGAGAATCGCTATGGCGGGTAACCCGAACAGTGGAAAAACTACCATGTACAACGCCCTTACAGGTAGAAGCGAAAAGATCGGTAACTGGGCAGGTGTTACGGTTGACAAGAAAGAGAGCGTTATCAAGAAAAGCTATTATAATGGGGACAAGGAGCTTATCGCTGTCGATCTTCCTGGAGCATATTCAATGTCTCCTTTCACATCAGAGGAGAGTATCACAAGTGGATATGTTAAGAACGAGAATCCTGATGCTATCATTAACATCGTTGATGCAACTAACCTTAGCAGAAGCCTTTTCTTTACAACTCAGCTCCTTGAGCTTGGTGTTCCTGTAATTGTAGCACTTAACAAGACTGATGCTAACGATAAAAAGGGTAACACTATTGATGAAAAGAAGCTTTCTGAAAAGCTTGGCTGTCCTGTTATCAAGACAGTTGCAACTTCAGAAAAAGGTCTTAAGGAAGTAGTTGAGACTGCAGCAGCACTTGAAGGAAAGGGTCAGAAAGAGCCTTATGTTCAGGGTGATGTAGATCTTACAAATAAAGCTGCCGTAGAAACAGCAGATAGAAAGCGTTTTGAGTTTGTTAACAAGATTGTCTCTGAAGTAGAGAATCGTAAAGTTCTTACAAAAGACAAGAACTTTGGAGATACTATCGATAATATAGTTACACATCCTATTCTTGGAATAGTAATATTCGCAGCAGTTATGTGGCTTGTATTCTATATTTCACAGACAACCGTCGGAACATGGCTGTCAGAGCTTCTTGCAGGTTGGATCGAAGACTTCCAGGGATTTGTAGGAGACAAGATGGCAGATGCTAATCCGCTTTTATATGCTATCCTTGTTGATGGTATCATCGGCGGTGTTGGTGCTGTTGTAGGATTCCTTCCACTTGTAATGGTAATGTACTTCCTCATCGCACTCTTAGAGGATTGCGGATACATGGCAAGAGCTACAGTTGTTCTTGATCCAATCTTCAAGAGAGTAGGTCTTTCAGGTAAGTCTGTTATCCCTATGATCATCGGTACAGGTTGCGGTATTCCTGCTATCATGTCATGTCGTACTATCAGAAATGAAAGAGAAAGACGCTCAACAGCAATGCTTGCAACATTCATGCCTTGCGGAGCTAAGCTCCCTGTTATAGCTCTTTTTGCAGGAGCATTCTTCCCTGAATCAAGATGGGTTGGATTTGCATCATATTTTGTTGGTATACTTCTTATCCTTCTTGGAGCACTTCTCATCAAGGCTATCACAGGTATGAAGTACAGAAAGAGCTTCTTTATCATTGAGCTTCCTGAGTACAAGGTACCAAGCCTTATGTTCGCAATTAAGTCTATGCTTGAAAGAGGTAAGGCTTACATCGTAAAAGCAGGAACAGTTATTCTTGTATGTAACACAGTAGTTCAGATCATGAGCACATTTGATTTCAGCTTCCAGCCAGTTGAGGAAGGAATGGAGAGCACATCAATTCTTGCAGGAATCGCAGGACCATTTGCTTACCTTCTTGTTCCTGTAGTAGGTGTTGTAAGCTGGCAGCTTGCAGCAGCAGCGATCACAGGCTTTATTGCTAAAGAGAACGTTGTTGGAACAATTGCTACAGTATTTGCAATCTCAAACCTCATCGATACAGAAGAGCTTGAGCTCATCGGTGAAGGAAATGCAGTAGCAGCAGTTATGGGAATCACAAAGGTTGCAGCACTTGCATACCTTATGTTCAACCTTTACACACCACCATGTTTTGCAGCTCTTGGAGCTATGAACTCTGAGATGAAGTCAGCTAAGTGGCTGTGGGGTGCAATCGCACTTCAGCTTGCAACAGGATTCTCAGTAGGATTCCTTGTATATCAGTTTGGCACTCTGTTCACAACAGGTTCATTTGGTGTTGGTTTCGTATACGGACTTATAGCTATTGCAGCATTTGCAGGAGTTGTGGTATACCTTATCAAGAGAAATCAGAAGGCAATTGTTGCTGAATACAAACTTGATTGA